One genomic window of Parasteatoda tepidariorum isolate YZ-2023 chromosome 9, CAS_Ptep_4.0, whole genome shotgun sequence includes the following:
- the LOC107441878 gene encoding mediator of RNA polymerase II transcription subunit 6, producing the protein MNPDRFLPGNLPHGIQKMENPLSISWHDSSWIPVLNTANVMEYFSERTNPFYDRTCNNENLKMQRLGPEHLGNMIGLEYCLLHVQEPILYVIRKQHRHSPNQVTPISDYYILAGVVYQAPDLASVIGSRMLTMVHHLQSAFDEASSYSQYHPSKGYWWEFKDNEKTEKTKVKEETGSAFQRRRVDVLLMELAKKFPPKMTSPPQLEKQTTEETAAAAAKTDVKVEIKTEKVDTPPPASTTATSATNTTTTVTNTATTVVVKTEPSSTTVTPATVPPLPPPPPPAPVATIAPPPSAVQRTAMKPPPDKKPRLA; encoded by the exons AAAATCCCTTAAGTATTTCCTGGCACGATAGCTCTTGGATTCCAGTCCTTAATACTGCAAATgttatggaatatttttcagAGAGAACAAATCCCTTCTACGATCGTACCTGTAACAATGAgaacttaaaaatgcaaaggCTAGGGCCGGAGCATTTAGG aaatatgaTTGGATTGGAATATTGTTTACTACATGTACAAGAACCAATTTTATATGTCATTAGGAAGCAACATCGGCATTCTCCGAATCAAG TTACACCCATTTCTGACTATTATATATTAGCCGGAGTTGTATATCAGGCACCAGATTTAGCTTCTGTTATTGGATCACgaatg CTGACAATGGTTCATCATCTGCAGTCAGCATTTGATGAAG CTTCCTCATATTCTCAATATCACCCATCAAAAGGGTACTGGTGGGAGTTCAAGGATAATGAAAAGACAG aaAAGACAAAAGTAAAAGAAGAAACCGGTTCAGCCTTCCAACGCCGCAGAGTAGATGTACTTCTCATGGAACTAGCTAAAAAGTTTCCGCCTAAAATGACCTCTCCACcacaattagaaaaacaaactaCTG aagaaacaGCTGCAGCCGCTGCCAAGACAGACGTAAAAGTTGAAATCAAGACTGAAAAAGTTGATACACCTCCACCAGCTTCAACTACTGCAACTAGCGCTACAAACACTACAACTACTGTTACAAATACTGCAACTACTGTGGTTGTTAAAACAGAACCATCCTCAACAACGGTAACTCCTGCAACTGTTCCACCTCTCCCTCCACCACCTCCCCCTGCACCAGTTGCCACAATAGCACCTCCACCTTCTGCTGTACAGAGAACAGCTATGAAACCACCTCCTGATAAAAAACCACGATTAGCttaa